The following proteins are co-located in the Acinetobacter shaoyimingii genome:
- the elsL gene encoding cell wall-recycling L,D-carboxypeptidase ElsL — protein sequence MYSLDQADILIDLVSQTLSLPKLNKFYLISTGLNGIGEQENSGKTPRGWHRVAQKIGATEPFNAVFKARQWTGEIYSRELGQQQPDRDWILTRILWLDGLQEGFNRGVGCDTFKRYIYIHGTPETEPMGIPKSHGCIRMYSGDVQELFDLVQEGALVYLSDEKILEKK from the coding sequence ATGTATTCACTAGACCAAGCAGATATTTTAATAGACCTTGTATCCCAGACGCTAAGCTTACCGAAACTGAATAAGTTTTATCTGATTTCAACTGGCCTAAATGGGATTGGAGAACAAGAAAACTCGGGTAAGACGCCACGTGGTTGGCATCGTGTTGCACAAAAGATTGGTGCAACCGAGCCTTTTAATGCTGTTTTTAAAGCAAGACAATGGACTGGTGAAATTTACTCTCGTGAGTTGGGACAACAACAACCCGATCGTGATTGGATACTAACACGCATACTTTGGTTAGATGGTTTGCAAGAGGGATTTAACCGTGGGGTAGGGTGTGACACCTTTAAACGATATATTTATATTCATGGTACGCCTGAAACAGAACCTATGGGCATCCCTAAATCTCATGGTTGTATTCGTATGTATAGTGGGGATGTACAAGAATTATTCGATTTGGTTCAAGAAGGTGCTTTGGTATATTTGTCTGACGAAAAAATTCTAGAAAAAAAATAG
- a CDS encoding entericidin A/B family lipoprotein, which translates to MMKKVLAASLVVAFVLTGCNTFKGMGKDVSKAGDAVSNTAEKTENKM; encoded by the coding sequence ATGATGAAAAAAGTATTAGCTGCTTCATTGGTAGTTGCATTCGTTTTAACTGGTTGTAATACATTTAAAGGCATGGGTAAAGACGTGTCTAAAGCGGGTGATGCTGTTAGTAATACAGCTGAAAAAACTGAAAACAAAATGTAA
- a CDS encoding DUF2750 domain-containing protein: MRNPYQRQASHSYSMGNLTAKEQYNQFIAATVAQGKVYGLYHDGWALCSTPSGLQTLAIWQSKGLAQLLIKDKWVNHEIQEVALIPFIEKVIPYIRKHNTRLSLNLTPEGQNILVSGRQFLIDLKAHLYKLYLADPELFKSEQLPLPRRIRLHDRN, translated from the coding sequence ATGAGAAACCCTTATCAAAGACAGGCAAGTCATTCTTATTCGATGGGTAATTTAACCGCAAAAGAACAATATAATCAGTTTATTGCAGCAACTGTGGCGCAGGGAAAAGTCTATGGACTTTATCATGATGGTTGGGCTTTATGTTCAACGCCTTCAGGTCTGCAAACGCTTGCGATTTGGCAAAGTAAAGGTTTAGCACAATTATTGATTAAAGATAAATGGGTCAATCATGAAATTCAGGAAGTGGCTTTGATTCCTTTTATTGAAAAAGTCATTCCTTATATTCGTAAGCATAATACGCGTTTGTCCTTGAATCTTACCCCTGAAGGTCAAAATATTTTAGTGTCTGGGCGTCAATTTTTGATTGATCTCAAAGCACATCTTTATAAATTGTATTTGGCTGATCCGGAATTGTTTAAATCTGAACAGTTGCCATTACCCCGAAGAATTCGTTTGCATGATCGAAATTAA
- a CDS encoding YbaN family protein, which produces MKILFWRSLVVIFIVLGFIGALLPGMPTTVFLILAAWAASKGWPQMDAWLLNHPKYGPTLRNWREHGTVPRKAKWWASIMMCISGIVMLFTNAPLLVKIFTDLTMLIVAIWLWTRPEPNNILTKQDKT; this is translated from the coding sequence ATGAAAATATTGTTTTGGCGTAGCCTAGTCGTTATTTTTATTGTACTAGGTTTTATAGGGGCGCTTTTACCTGGTATGCCAACCACTGTATTTTTAATCCTTGCTGCATGGGCAGCATCAAAAGGGTGGCCGCAGATGGATGCTTGGTTGCTTAACCATCCTAAGTATGGACCGACCTTACGCAACTGGCGTGAACATGGCACTGTCCCAAGAAAAGCAAAATGGTGGGCAAGTATCATGATGTGCATCAGTGGTATTGTTATGCTGTTTACCAATGCGCCACTTTTAGTGAAAATTTTTACCGATTTAACCATGTTGATTGTGGCGATATGGCTGTGGACTCGACCAGAACCCAACAACATATTGACCAAACAAGATAAGACTTAA
- a CDS encoding YdcF family protein: MLKSKFFKFILLAMGVFLFLYSVLLLIQHRYGLGTILPLFIGLMFCIQSLYNQKIHHFLIQHPRLKQFYKMGWAVFSVWFITVCLFFAYLKYQMLQPEHVNNIDAIVVLGSGTIKGKPSPTLVARLDRAAEIAQQYPHTTIILSGGLDALKQHTEAQIMSDYLQKNYQINANKIELEDRSTSTYLNLKNSQVLLKKNGLTLQTPLAIVTSDFHTPRASLIAKKQGYKNFVTIRAKTPLVTRYSSWLREYFAYISGWILGEF; this comes from the coding sequence ATGCTTAAATCAAAATTTTTCAAGTTCATACTCTTGGCAATGGGTGTGTTCTTATTTTTATATAGTGTACTTTTACTCATACAACATCGTTATGGATTGGGAACTATTCTTCCGCTGTTTATTGGATTAATGTTTTGTATTCAGTCACTTTATAATCAAAAAATACATCATTTTTTGATACAACACCCTCGACTTAAGCAATTTTATAAAATGGGTTGGGCAGTATTTTCAGTATGGTTTATCACTGTTTGTCTATTTTTTGCATATTTAAAATATCAAATGCTTCAACCTGAGCATGTAAATAACATAGATGCGATTGTCGTTTTAGGCAGTGGCACCATTAAAGGGAAACCGTCACCGACCCTTGTTGCTCGCCTTGATCGTGCTGCAGAAATCGCACAACAGTATCCTCACACCACGATTATTCTAAGTGGTGGTTTAGATGCTTTAAAGCAGCATACGGAAGCGCAAATCATGTCCGATTATTTGCAAAAAAATTATCAAATAAATGCAAATAAAATTGAGCTAGAAGATCGAAGTACCAGTACCTATCTCAACCTTAAAAACAGTCAGGTGCTACTCAAGAAAAATGGATTAACACTGCAAACCCCACTCGCTATCGTGACCAGTGATTTTCATACGCCTCGAGCAAGTTTAATAGCCAAAAAACAAGGTTATAAGAACTTCGTCACCATTAGAGCCAAAACACCTTTAGTCACACGCTATTCCTCGTGGCTAAGAGAATATTTTGCTTATATCAGTGGTTGGATATTAGGTGAGTTTTAA
- the dapE gene encoding succinyl-diaminopimelate desuccinylase: MTHSDTLDLSLQLLRQPSVTPVDHNCQDIMAKRLAKIGFNIENMRFEDVDNLWARRGTESPVFCFAGHTDVVPTGQLDAWSSDPFKPEIRDGKLYGRGSADMKTALAAMVVASERFVAKHPDHKGSIAFLITSDEEGPSINGTVKVVETLEARQEKMTWCLVGEPSSTHTLGDIVKNGRRGSLNGVLRVQGKQGHVAYPHLAINPIHVASKAITELCETVWDAGNEYFPATSFQISNIHSGTGATNVIPDTMDVTFNFRYSTEVTAEILKQRVIEILDRHGLQYSIDWTLSGLPFLTPVGELVNAAKHAIKHVTGTDTELSTSGGTSDGRFIAPTGAQVLELGVLNATIHQVNEHVNIDELEPLAEIYEQILVELLAK; this comes from the coding sequence ATGACGCATTCAGATACTTTAGATCTCAGCCTGCAACTCTTAAGACAACCTTCAGTCACTCCAGTTGATCATAATTGCCAAGATATTATGGCCAAACGCCTTGCAAAAATTGGCTTCAATATTGAAAACATGCGTTTTGAAGATGTCGACAATTTATGGGCTCGTCGTGGCACTGAGTCTCCTGTATTTTGTTTTGCAGGTCATACAGATGTTGTCCCAACAGGTCAATTAGATGCATGGTCTTCAGATCCATTTAAACCTGAAATTCGTGATGGCAAGCTATATGGTCGCGGAAGTGCAGATATGAAAACGGCTTTGGCCGCAATGGTCGTGGCTTCTGAGCGTTTTGTTGCAAAGCATCCAGATCACAAAGGTTCGATTGCCTTTTTGATTACATCAGATGAAGAAGGTCCTTCGATTAATGGTACGGTGAAAGTCGTCGAAACATTAGAAGCACGTCAAGAGAAAATGACGTGGTGTCTGGTTGGTGAGCCTTCAAGTACCCATACATTGGGTGATATTGTCAAAAATGGTCGTCGTGGTTCGCTTAATGGTGTTCTACGTGTACAAGGTAAGCAAGGTCATGTCGCTTACCCTCACCTTGCCATTAATCCGATTCATGTCGCATCAAAAGCGATTACTGAGCTCTGTGAAACGGTATGGGATGCGGGCAATGAGTACTTCCCTGCAACTTCATTCCAGATTTCAAATATTCATTCCGGTACAGGTGCAACCAATGTCATTCCAGATACAATGGATGTGACTTTCAATTTCCGTTACTCAACTGAAGTAACTGCCGAAATACTGAAGCAACGTGTGATTGAAATTCTAGACCGACATGGTTTGCAATACAGCATCGATTGGACACTTTCAGGTCTGCCATTCTTAACCCCTGTGGGTGAACTTGTGAATGCTGCAAAACATGCCATTAAACACGTCACAGGTACGGACACCGAGTTATCAACCAGTGGTGGCACTTCAGATGGTCGCTTCATTGCACCTACTGGCGCACAAGTTTTAGAACTTGGTGTACTCAATGCCACGATTCACCAAGTGAACGAACACGTCAATATTGATGAATTAGAGCCATTAGCTGAAATTTACGAACAAATTTTGGTTGAACTTTTAGCGAAATAA
- a CDS encoding DUF1853 family protein: MSEYFEPWFEYQQPIVRQLAFVVASPNIIQALPEQLHTQHTFELHSNDFWKDLYLRYIPRLKFLDQHPEELITFIQQLKSTRLGLRFEYLMWFWLQDAAYHHYQLIGHSIQIIDGKDTLGELDFLLINTQTQEVEHWEVALKYYLAEADYSLSHWYGLNRSDTLERKLKHFTQKQFQFKSALGHTIQKRIAILKGQLFIPINRPENTLPLFVNPYREVGQWGTQLFCSRYYRLNRLEWICPNEITDPIYAAFWCNGLYRNFKTKQHYMYRQPPILSICVKKM; this comes from the coding sequence ATGTCAGAATATTTTGAACCATGGTTTGAATACCAACAACCGATCGTTCGTCAACTGGCATTTGTAGTTGCAAGTCCTAATATTATTCAGGCTTTACCTGAACAATTACACACTCAACATACCTTTGAACTGCATTCAAACGATTTTTGGAAGGACTTGTATTTACGCTATATTCCACGTTTAAAATTTTTAGATCAACACCCAGAAGAACTCATAACATTTATACAGCAACTTAAAAGTACTCGCTTAGGACTACGTTTCGAATATTTAATGTGGTTTTGGCTTCAAGATGCCGCTTATCATCATTACCAACTAATTGGACATAGTATTCAAATCATTGACGGCAAGGATACCCTTGGTGAACTAGATTTTTTACTCATCAATACGCAGACGCAAGAAGTTGAACATTGGGAAGTGGCACTAAAATATTATTTAGCTGAAGCAGACTATAGCCTTTCACATTGGTACGGTTTAAATCGTAGTGATACTTTAGAGCGCAAACTCAAGCATTTTACTCAAAAGCAGTTTCAATTTAAGTCAGCACTAGGTCATACCATTCAAAAACGCATTGCCATTCTTAAAGGTCAATTATTTATCCCAATAAATAGACCAGAAAACACTTTACCTCTATTTGTAAATCCATATAGAGAGGTTGGTCAATGGGGCACTCAATTATTTTGCTCTCGATATTATCGACTGAATCGACTAGAGTGGATTTGCCCGAATGAAATTACAGATCCGATTTACGCTGCATTCTGGTGTAATGGTCTATATCGGAATTTCAAAACAAAACAACACTATATGTATCGTCAACCACCAATTCTAAGTATCTGTGTTAAAAAGATGTAA